GGATCATGTTAATGTTTACTATGGACAGGATTATCGCAACAAGTACAAAGCTCCTACAGACTATTGTCTAGTACTAAAGGTAACTATCGACTTAATACTTCTAATGtgacaaatgaataaacataGAATAAAATTGTCTATATCTTCATGCAATTTGTTTTGGAAGGTTTTAATGTTCCTTTAAAACTAATCCAAGTACAGGTTCTCATTTTCctattcttttaaaagaaatcacAATATCGTCCTTTTATTTAGAAGATTTATTCTAATCTTTTTATGAAAACAGCATACAGACAATAGTATCAATTTTGAATATGCTTCAGCTGGTCTCCATTATGATTAATTTTAATTGTGTAATTATTTTTAATCCAATCAAAATAGCTTAAATATTTCTCTTTCAGCATCCTCAAATTCAGAAGAAATCTCAGTATATTAAGTATTTATGTTGTGATGATATCAGAACCCTTCATCAGTGGATAAACGGTATCCGTATTGCTAAGGTATTACCTCTTCTGTCCATGTTTTTTTagcattaattatatttatttatttatttatttatttattggatttgtatgccgcccttctccagagactcggggcggctaacagcaacaataaagcagtgtacaatagtaatctgatgttagaaataattaaaagcccattaatataaaaaccatacatatctacatacataccatgcatagaattgtaaaggcctaggggggaaaaggatctcaattcccccatgcctggcggcagaggtgggttttattatTAGAATAACTCTTAATTTTATCCATTGCAATTTGGGGAAACACTTGAACTGAATTTGTTAATTTCTCCTAGCTTAATTATTGCTCTCTTCTGCCACTCTTAATAAGAACTTATTAATACTAATTAAATCAAGCCATTTTTTCTTAACAGTGCCATTGTAAAATTAGGGAAAGCTGTTTTACTCAGCTTACATGTAGGCAAAACGACTTGAAGGCAGTGCCAGCATCTTCTAGAAACAAAGGAGGGGGTGGGACTTCCTGTTGCAAATTTGAGGCAATTTCCTCACCCCATCACACTGAAACTAAAGGCAACATATCTGGCTATTTTCTAAGTATACCTATCTCTTTCAGATGAAGAGGGTTGCTCAGGTTGCCTTCTGTTTGTGCAATCAATGAATGAAATCCCTTTATTTGTCACAAATACATTCAGgttttaacattttttattttaattgtttcttaGTGATGCTAATCAATTCAGCAATAATTTTGACCCTCTTTTTTGACATATCaaagttaaaaagaaacattCCAATACTTGCTTTCATAGAATTAGAGGGTGCAGTGGGATTGTCTTGGGCTTGAGTCATACTGGTGGAAATGGTATAACAAGCAGCATTCCTATTTTGTACAGTATGGGAAGCAATTATATATAAACTATCAAGAAGCTCTGAAAAGGACAGAATCAGCATATGACTGGACATCCCTGTCCAGTTCCAGTATTAAGTCTGGATCCAGCTCATCTAGTTTGCCAGGTAAGCTCCAATAGACCAATCGATGCAAATAGCTGTTTCTATGTATAAGGTAtatgtatttcattttttaatcagTTAATTGCCTTAACACATTTTATAAATGCTGTAAATGTAAAACATCTTGATTTCAGAAAGGTATTTGTCAGTTGACTTGGAAACCCACTGAAATAAAGAGAAACAGTCTATCAATTGTTCCTCCTCAAACGTATTTTTAGATTTGCCAGTGACACTCTCTAGAAACCAGCAACCAAGTTTGAAATTAGCTTTATAGGTGAGAGGAAGCATTAAAAATACAGAATGAATTTAATAGATCAATACATTTATTTACAGTCCCAAACCAAACATTAAGACAGACATGTGAAATAGATCCTATTTCAGATCAGAAACAGAAACAAATTCAGCTTTCATATGGGAAGCTTATGTGTCGTTTAAATACCATATGGCATGAAATCCAGAATTTTTAATAATACTTGGACAGAATTGTTACCAAATTGTCCTGTAAAGTTAGCAATGGAAAGTGAAGCTTAGTAGAGGAAGATGTAGAAGTCTTCACCAAAGAAAAAGTAATTTGCTCAGATATACAATGAGAGTTTTATGGTTTGATAATGATAAATGGGAAAAGGTCTTggtatattagattagattagattagattagattagattagattagattagattagattagattaacaaaattggaagaggccttgtaggtcatctagtccagcccccaccCAAGCAGGTGATCCTGcactatttctgacaaatggcagtccaatctcttcttgaaagcttctagtgataaagctcccacaacttccgaagacaaactgttccattggttgattgttctcattgtcagaaaatttctcctgtaGTTGGCCTCAAGTTTTTTGGAATGTCTGCTAAAATAGCAGATATAGTTTAAAGCTGCATGAATTGAAATATTCAAATTATGGCTTTTCCACTAAATTCTGCTTTGACTAGACCCCAACTTAGTTTCTTTGGGAGATTCTATGTTATGAACTTTCATACTCAGAGAAATGAAAACTGTTTCAGAGAAGGATAGTGAATGGAATAGAAACTAAATCTTATGAAGATAAAccaagaaaatagaaaattacaaCAGTTTTCAAGAAATaggaagtacagtggaacctcgacatacgagcagctctacttacgagctactcgagataagagctgggaggggagcgacatttttgttcgcctcccgagctcacattcgggatacgagtgccgaacttccgcgttcggcttcaggagacagctccttggcgctcgtatcccgcgtgttttaaaacatgacagccggcctggggggctcgggggcttcccccgagccccccaggccgtctgcgacgttttaaaacacgcgcgccgcttcgcagctgtctcctgaagccgaacgctaacttccgcgttcggcggcagcgggtttttttgttgttgcacggattaattgactttacattgtttcctatgggaaacaatgtttcgtcatacgagcgttccgacttacgagcctccttccggaaccaattagtctcgtaagtcggggttctactgtatgccATATAGAAGAAGGTCAAGATGTGTTCACCATCAACCAAGAATTCAGGGCACGGATCAATTACCTTACAGAAAATCAGATTctggttcaatattttttttggggggggtgggggtgtaaaATGTTTCCAAAGTGGAACCAAAGGAAGAAATGGGTTTCTGGTAATGGATGAATTTAAACAAAAGCTACAGCTATTTCAATTAGGACTACTTTAATCTAGAATTCTTCATGGAGCTTGATAACCTAAATCTGTGATGGTAAACCTGTGGCATGCACAGCCATTGCCTGTAGCTCTTCCGGGTTCTAGCATGCCAGCGAGCTGGTCTTCATGCACGCGGAATGCTAGAAACCAAAAGAGCAGTCACCAGGTGCGTATGTGCACACCAGGAATATGATCTTTGTTTACAATGTGCGTATGCGCACTGGCCACTTGGCTTGGTACCTGGCACGCATGCATGTGCGAAGAACATTTCATATACCCAAAGTTACAGGGAGACAGGTTCCCGGCTATCACTTCCTAAGGGAGCAGAGCTgtcagccaggaccggccagggTTTCTGGTTCTCCCGCACGAGCCCCAACCCACAGTGCCATGCATCCATGGTCCAGAGGGCCTAGCTGCCTCAGGCATCCCACAAAAGAAGCAGCAATGGCGGGCGAAGGCAGTGGTTCTCCTAAGCTGAATGGTGAGAACCACTGTACAGCCCCAGGAGAGTACAGGGGCAGGGCTTCTTGTTCTCGGTGGCGGGTGAGGGAGTGTGATGGTTCTCCACCAGAATCCTGGCTGCAAGCAGCAGGGTGTGGACCATTACACGGCCCCAGGAGAGCAGCAGGGGCAGGGCTGCTTGTTCTCGGTGGCAGGCGAGGCGGGCAGTTCTCCTCCAGAATCCTAGCTGCAAGAGGCAGGGTGAGAACTTCTGTGCAGCCCCAGGAGAGCAGCAGGGGCCAGACTACTTGTTCTCGGTGGAGGGGGGGATTTCTCACTTGTGGACAGGATGCTGGAGAACCACTCctcctttttttcattgctaccctctgaataaggtttttgtAAGCCCTAACCATGTGCGgacgctgaccagactaaggatcgTAGCcacagatttcccccccctatattcctccccaaaaactaaaatgTGCCTtaaactccaaaaaatacagtaagtaaaaAGAatctgtacattgagagcatgttTATATGATTGgcatcaaaatttaatttaatttaatttattagatttgtatgccttgtatgtcgcccctctccgaagataatatttggcttctgttttgtcttgctctccccccctccccaatttagTACGGTCTTATTATATACCATCCAGTTCACTATTCTAATGTACTGTGGTAGTAGTCCACCTAAGCCagtgtacttgtgaatttttttaATGAGGACAAAAATTGcaaatatttttcaatatttctttTGACAGAATCTCAGTCCAACCACTCAAATCAATCTGACAGTGGAGTTTCAGACACTCAAACAGGACATGTCCGTTCCCAAAGTATTGTTAGCTCCATCTTTTCAGAAGCTTGGAAGAGAGGAACTCAGTTGGAAGAGTCCAGCAAGATTAATGTAAGTGTAATCATTGTTGCAAGGAAATGTCCCATTACAAAGCCTGGACTTGTTTGATGGTCccgattttctttctttttagtgCAAAATGCCAAAGTGTAAAGTGTAAACCAACAAAGCCTCCTGACTTCTGAAAATGTGTCATGGTGGGGAAAAGTTGCTTGAAGTCCCCCATTGGTTTCCCTGTCCCTTGATCCTCCGTGTTTCATGCTatgtttttgttcttgtttttcctGTTGCCCTGCAGTCTCATGTGGCAAAAGCAAAACCTGGAACAGCTCTGAGCTCCACTGCAGTGATGGCTTAAGCAGGGGTAGAGTTAAGGTCAGGGGCTTTGTTTGAACTATTAACCTGGGGGAATGATGCAACCCAAATCATGCAGACTAACTTTTCTAATCTTTAGATTTGTTGATCAGTTCACAAGTGCTTAAACCTGTCCTAATATAATTTGACCCTGTCATGCCGCCCACCTTAATCTATGTAGTTCTGGTTTAGCCTGGGTTACTGAAAAACATTGCCCAGAATGAAAGATCTCCAGTAGGCTATTACTTGCCAAACTTCAGATCTTTTTTTGCAATGGAATTCTTGGCTTTATAATATTTAACTGAAAGCATTGCATAATCAGGAGGGCAaggcacttttttaaaaatgtggatatGCTTATTTCGGCTCCATACATTAATACAAACATGCTACAAAGTAAATTACCTTAACACCTTGACCAGAACTCATCAATACCTTCTGTTCTGTTTCTCTCCTTGACTACTTGTTTCCTCCTGCAAAATATTTGTGCATGCCTTTCCTTATGCTATCATATGGAGGTTTTGATAGTTTTCACTATGCGCTCACTCTATTGATCATAATTGCTTGTTCACATATTTTTTCAGCTCTTtggcatatattttttttctagaagGAATTGCCCTTTGAAATTTTTCAAAAGGAGATTTTGCCTTATCCACATTCCTTAGTGGAATTGTGATCCCACACAAGCTGCTGTGTAGTTTTTGTCTGTCACCCTTATTTGTTAGTTAAATGACACTTTTTCTTCAGTATTTCATAGTTCAGCTTAATTAGGTATATTGAGCACACAAGGATCATAATTGCCAGTATAAATGATATTTGCATGAATTTGTTTTTTGAACATTTCGCTTTCATTTCTCCTTTAGGCTCGAATGGACTCAATAAACCGACCTTTCACTTCACTTGTATCGCCTTTATCTCCACAAACTAAAACAGCTACTCCATATTCAGCATCACAACCATCACCTCCCCttccacctcctccacctcccccacctccacccccgCCTCCTCCACCCCCACCGCCTCCACCTCTTCCTGGTCAGTCTATGTCATCTGGAACTAGCTCAGCAACAATGTTTGTGAAATATAGCACTATAACAAGACTACAGAATGCCTCTCAGCATGGCGGACTTCTCTACAAATCACCTATCGCAATACAGCAGCCACCATCCCCCCTCCCGCCTCCAGGAAAACATCAGATTTTAGTACCTCCAAATGGTATAGTCCcacccccacctcctcctcctcctccccctacgCCAGGATCAGCAATGGCACAGCTCATGAAACCTGTGCCTTCCAACCCATCAATACCACTATTCACACCGCCGCCACCTCCTGCTCCCCCTCTCAAAATTCATCAAGTTCACCAGAACATTGTTCAGTCTGCAACTTTGCCACCTCCACCACCTTCAGGGCCAGCGCCTCCACCTCCACAAGCTCCTCCTAAGCCTACTATGACTCTCCCTACGCAAAACACTGCAAAATCTATCTCAGCAGTCGTGACACATCCAGTGCCGCCACTTCCTGTTCCCTCAGCAATAAAGAAGCAGCCAAGTTTCCCCACCCCACAAATCCCATTATCTCCTGCTTCATTAGGTCCATCTCCACCACCTACTCTGCCCAAGCAGCAGAATCACTCTAGTAAGCTTCCTCCCTCTCCACAATCTCCTGTGCCATCTGTTGTGAAGCAAATAGCCAGCCAGTTTCCCCCTCCTCCCATGCCCGCTTCAGAGCCCCAGCCTTTAAAACCTGCCCCTCTGAGTGTACCACCTCAGTCTCCTCCAGCCGTAAAAGCCAAGCCAAAATGGCAGCCAACCTCTGCTCCGTCTCCTGATTTtcctcctccaccccctgaaAGTAGCCTAGCATTTCCTCCTCCGCCTTCTCCGTCGTCTTCTCCATTGATCGTATCCCCTACACCAGATAAGTCAGGAGGTTCTCCGGTCAAAAAAGGTAGTAAGACTTCCAGTCCGGGAGGAAAAAAGCCACCTCCTACACCTCAGCGCAATTCCAGTATAAAATCAAACAGTTCAGTTGAGTGCAGTGAACCTAAAAGACCTTCAGTGGATGTCTTAGTTAGCAAATTTGCGCATCCCCCGGAGCCCTCCGGATCTCCTGGCAAGGAATCCCCAACTCCACCTGCAGCTCCTCCAAAGCCAGGGAAACTCTGCCTGCCAATCGTTCTTCAGCAGGCAGGTATTTCAACAAAAGCCCCTGCCACAGGAGCACTAGGCAAGGGTGCTGCCGAGgaatttccttctcctccctcagATTCAGACTTCCCCCCTCCACCACCTGAAATCGATCTTCCTTTACCTCCCGTAGAAATACCTGCTATCTTTTCAGGCAATACCTCGCCAAAGGTTGCTGTTGTCAATCCCCAACCTCAGCCGTGGTCTAAGTCATCGGGGAAGAAAGCTCCCCCTCCAACGCGTCCCAAACGCAATGACAGCACCCGTCTCACGCAAGCAGAAATTATGGAGTCGCAAGTTGCTGTCAGCGCACAAGTGCCCACCTCACCCAAGTCCGGCCTTAGCGTTCAGCCTGGTTTTCTGGCTGATTTGAATAGGACTCTGCAGCGTAAGTCCATCACTCGACATAGCTCCCTCTCCTCTGCCCGGATATCCAGAGCTGAGCCAACTGCTACAATGGATGACATGGccttgcccccacccccaccagaaCTTCTGACAGACAAGCAGAAGACCAGCAACTTTGGGGGTAGTCATATATTAGGCTATGCAACCTTACGGAGAGGCCCACCTCCAGCACCTCCAAAGAGGGATCAAAACACCAAATTGTCTAGGGACTGGTGATGTT
This genomic window from Erythrolamprus reginae isolate rEryReg1 chromosome 1, rEryReg1.hap1, whole genome shotgun sequence contains:
- the RAPH1 gene encoding ras-associated and pleckstrin homology domains-containing protein 1 isoform X1, translating into MEQLSDEELDHGAEEDSDKEDQDLDKMFGAWLGELDKLTQSLDTDKPMEPVKRSPLRQDANIANFSYRFSMYNLNEALNQGETVDLDALMADLCSIEQELSSIGSQSANSASMKYFPIEGKMTQKPSSSSRLPSKHSSMKGLSSSSQVTKPSHAVFSLDDITAQLEKASLSMDEAAQQSIIEDSKPVVAIQHRRTASAGTVSDAEVRSISNSSRSSITSAASSMDSLDIDKMTRPQELELTSHGQPISEHSYLDRETSLLLRNIAGKPSHLLTKEEQAAKLKAEKIRVALEKIKEAQVKKLVIRVHMSDDSSKTMMVDERQTVRQVLDNLMDKSHCGFSLDWSLVETLSELQMERIFEDHENLVENLLNWTRDSQNKLMFVERIEKYALFKNPQNYLLGKRETSEMADRNKEVLLEECFCGSSVTVPEIEGVLWLKDDGKKSWKKRYFLLRASGIYYVPKGKAKVSRDLVCFLQLDHVNVYYGQDYRNKYKAPTDYCLVLKHPQIQKKSQYIKYLCCDDIRTLHQWINGIRIAKYGKQLYINYQEALKRTESAYDWTSLSSSSIKSGSSSSSLPESQSNHSNQSDSGVSDTQTGHVRSQSIVSSIFSEAWKRGTQLEESSKINARMDSINRPFTSLVSPLSPQTKTATPYSASQPSPPLPPPPPPPPPPPPPPPPPPPPLPGQSMSSGTSSATMFVKYSTITRLQNASQHGGLLYKSPIAIQQPPSPLPPPGKHQILVPPNGIVPPPPPPPPPPTPGSAMAQLMKPVPSNPSIPLFTPPPPPAPPLKIHQVHQNIVQSATLPPPPPSGPAPPPPQAPPKPTMTLPTQNTAKSISAVVTHPVPPLPVPSAIKKQPSFPTPQIPLSPASLGPSPPPTLPKQQNHSSKLPPSPQSPVPSVVKQIASQFPPPPMPASEPQPLKPAPLSVPPQSPPAVKAKPKWQPTSAPSPDFPPPPPESSLAFPPPPSPSSSPLIVSPTPDKSGGSPVKKGSKTSSPGGKKPPPTPQRNSSIKSNSSVECSEPKRPSVDVLVSKFAHPPEPSGSPGKESPTPPAAPPKPGKLCLPIVLQQAGISTKAPATGALGKGAAEEFPSPPSDSDFPPPPPEIDLPLPPVEIPAIFSGNTSPKVAVVNPQPQPWSKSSGKKAPPPTRPKRNDSTRLTQAEIMESQVAVSAQVPTSPKSGLSVQPGFLADLNRTLQRKSITRHSSLSSARISRAEPTATMDDMALPPPPPELLTDKQKTSNFGGSHILGYATLRRGPPPAPPKRDQNTKLSRDW
- the RAPH1 gene encoding ras-associated and pleckstrin homology domains-containing protein 1 isoform X2 — protein: MEQLSDEELDHGAEEDSDKEDQDLDKMFGAWLGELDKLTQSLDTDKPMEPVKRSPLRQDANIANFSYRFSMYNLNEALNQGETVDLDALMADLCSIEQELSSIGSQSANSASMKYFPIEGKMTQKPSSSSRLPSKHSSMKGLSSSSQVTKPSHAVFSLDDITAQLEKASLSMDEAAQQSIIEDSKPVVAIQHRRTASAGTVSDAEVRSISNSSRSSITSAASSMDSLDIDKMTRPQELELTSHGQPISEEEQAAKLKAEKIRVALEKIKEAQVKKLVIRVHMSDDSSKTMMVDERQTVRQVLDNLMDKSHCGFSLDWSLVETLSELQMERIFEDHENLVENLLNWTRDSQNKLMFVERIEKYALFKNPQNYLLGKRETSEMADRNKEVLLEECFCGSSVTVPEIEGVLWLKDDGKKSWKKRYFLLRASGIYYVPKGKAKVSRDLVCFLQLDHVNVYYGQDYRNKYKAPTDYCLVLKHPQIQKKSQYIKYLCCDDIRTLHQWINGIRIAKYGKQLYINYQEALKRTESAYDWTSLSSSSIKSGSSSSSLPESQSNHSNQSDSGVSDTQTGHVRSQSIVSSIFSEAWKRGTQLEESSKINARMDSINRPFTSLVSPLSPQTKTATPYSASQPSPPLPPPPPPPPPPPPPPPPPPPPLPGQSMSSGTSSATMFVKYSTITRLQNASQHGGLLYKSPIAIQQPPSPLPPPGKHQILVPPNGIVPPPPPPPPPPTPGSAMAQLMKPVPSNPSIPLFTPPPPPAPPLKIHQVHQNIVQSATLPPPPPSGPAPPPPQAPPKPTMTLPTQNTAKSISAVVTHPVPPLPVPSAIKKQPSFPTPQIPLSPASLGPSPPPTLPKQQNHSSKLPPSPQSPVPSVVKQIASQFPPPPMPASEPQPLKPAPLSVPPQSPPAVKAKPKWQPTSAPSPDFPPPPPESSLAFPPPPSPSSSPLIVSPTPDKSGGSPVKKGSKTSSPGGKKPPPTPQRNSSIKSNSSVECSEPKRPSVDVLVSKFAHPPEPSGSPGKESPTPPAAPPKPGKLCLPIVLQQAGISTKAPATGALGKGAAEEFPSPPSDSDFPPPPPEIDLPLPPVEIPAIFSGNTSPKVAVVNPQPQPWSKSSGKKAPPPTRPKRNDSTRLTQAEIMESQVAVSAQVPTSPKSGLSVQPGFLADLNRTLQRKSITRHSSLSSARISRAEPTATMDDMALPPPPPELLTDKQKTSNFGGSHILGYATLRRGPPPAPPKRDQNTKLSRDW
- the RAPH1 gene encoding ras-associated and pleckstrin homology domains-containing protein 1 isoform X3 → MHSYLDRETSLLLRNIAGKPSHLLTKEEQAAKLKAEKIRVALEKIKEAQVKKLVIRVHMSDDSSKTMMVDERQTVRQVLDNLMDKSHCGFSLDWSLVETLSELQMERIFEDHENLVENLLNWTRDSQNKLMFVERIEKYALFKNPQNYLLGKRETSEMADRNKEVLLEECFCGSSVTVPEIEGVLWLKDDGKKSWKKRYFLLRASGIYYVPKGKAKVSRDLVCFLQLDHVNVYYGQDYRNKYKAPTDYCLVLKHPQIQKKSQYIKYLCCDDIRTLHQWINGIRIAKYGKQLYINYQEALKRTESAYDWTSLSSSSIKSGSSSSSLPESQSNHSNQSDSGVSDTQTGHVRSQSIVSSIFSEAWKRGTQLEESSKINARMDSINRPFTSLVSPLSPQTKTATPYSASQPSPPLPPPPPPPPPPPPPPPPPPPPLPGQSMSSGTSSATMFVKYSTITRLQNASQHGGLLYKSPIAIQQPPSPLPPPGKHQILVPPNGIVPPPPPPPPPPTPGSAMAQLMKPVPSNPSIPLFTPPPPPAPPLKIHQVHQNIVQSATLPPPPPSGPAPPPPQAPPKPTMTLPTQNTAKSISAVVTHPVPPLPVPSAIKKQPSFPTPQIPLSPASLGPSPPPTLPKQQNHSSKLPPSPQSPVPSVVKQIASQFPPPPMPASEPQPLKPAPLSVPPQSPPAVKAKPKWQPTSAPSPDFPPPPPESSLAFPPPPSPSSSPLIVSPTPDKSGGSPVKKGSKTSSPGGKKPPPTPQRNSSIKSNSSVECSEPKRPSVDVLVSKFAHPPEPSGSPGKESPTPPAAPPKPGKLCLPIVLQQAGISTKAPATGALGKGAAEEFPSPPSDSDFPPPPPEIDLPLPPVEIPAIFSGNTSPKVAVVNPQPQPWSKSSGKKAPPPTRPKRNDSTRLTQAEIMESQVAVSAQVPTSPKSGLSVQPGFLADLNRTLQRKSITRHSSLSSARISRAEPTATMDDMALPPPPPELLTDKQKTSNFGGSHILGYATLRRGPPPAPPKRDQNTKLSRDW